The window TTTTTGTTAATTGACATAGATTTATTAGTAACTTTACTTTATATTTACATTGAGAATAAATAAAGACAACCTTATTTCAATACGGTTGCTTTACGAATACGGATATCGACCAACGGACGATCGTTAGCATCACCAGGCTGACGCTGAATACGTTCTACAACTTCCAAGCCCTCTAACACCTGTCCAAAGACTGTATATTGTCCGTCCAAATGAGGAGTACCACCCACTTCTTTATATAGTTGTCGCACCTCTTGTGTCATCTGTACCGTACTATCAGTATGTGCATTGAGGCGTTCCTGCGCCCAGTCAAGCTGTCCATCAGAGAACTTTATTCCCCATACAATATAGAATTGTGAGGCAGACGACTCACGCTTCGGATTGACATCATCGCTCTCACGTGCTGCAGCAACAGCGCCACGACGGTGCA of the Prevotella melaninogenica genome contains:
- a CDS encoding peptidylprolyl isomerase; translation: MKKLLFSFLLALIVANVQAQSLTDTLRHEVLLETDSGNIRIQLYNETPRHRDNFLKLVRSGAYNGVLFHRVIKDFMIQSGDMASKTAKPGQALGDTQETYSLPAEINYPKLLHRRGAVAAARESDDVNPKRESSASQFYIVWGIKFSDGQLDWAQERLNAHTDSTVQMTQEVRQLYKEVGGTPHLDGQYTVFGQVLEGLEVVERIQRQPGDANDRPLVDIRIRKATVLK